In Lonchura striata isolate bLonStr1 chromosome 30, bLonStr1.mat, whole genome shotgun sequence, a single genomic region encodes these proteins:
- the TEAD3 gene encoding transcriptional enhancer factor TEF-5: protein MDKSLDNDAEGVWSPDIEQSFQEALAIYPPCGRRKIILSDEGKMYGRNELIARYIKLRTGKTRTRKQVSSHLQVLARRKSREIQSKLKAMNLDQVSKDKALQSMASMSSAQIVSASVLQNKLSPPPPLPQAVFSAAPRFWSGPIPGQPGPSQDIKPFAQPAYPIQPPIPPSLATASAVPVWQDRTIASAKLRLLEYSAFMEVPRDAETYSKHLFVHIGQTNPSYSDPLLEAVDIRQIYDKFPEKKGGLKELYERGPQNSFFLVKFWADLNSTIQDGPGTFYGVSSQYSSAENMTITVSTKVCSFGKQVVEKVETEYARLENGRFVYRIHRSPMCEYMINFIHKLKHLPEKYMMNSVLENFTILQVVTNRDTQETLLCIAFVFEVSTSEHGAQHHVYKLVKD from the exons ATGGACAAGAGTCTGGACAATGATGCCGAGGGAGTGTGGAGTCCAGACATCGAGCAGAGCTTCCAGGAGGCGCTGGCGATCTACCCACCCTGCGGCCGGAGGAAAATCATCCTCTCCGATGAGGGCAAGATGTACG GGCGTAACGAGTTGATTGCCCGCTACATCAAGCTGCGAACGGGGAAGACACGGACGAGGAAGCAG GTCTCTAGCCACTTGCAGGTTCTTGCCCGACGGAAATCTCGTGAGATTCAGTCCAAGCTGAAG GCCATGAACTTG gaCCAGGTCTCGAAGGACAAGGCTCTGCAGAGCATGGCTTCCATGTCCTCGGCGCAGATCGTGTCGGCCAGCGTCCTGCAGAACAAGCTCAgcccccctcctcctcttcctcaggcCGTCTTCTCTGCTGCCCCCAGG TTTTGGAGTGGGCCTATCCCAGGACAGCCTGGACCCTCTCAGGA catTAAACCGTTTGCACAACCAGCTTACCCCATCCAGCCACCCATACCTCCATCACTAGCCA CTGCCTCGGCCGTGCCGGTCTGGCAGGACCGCACCATCGCCTCCGCCAAGCTCCGGCTGCTCGAGTACTCCGCCTTCATGGAGGTGCCCCGGGACGCCGAAACG TACAGCAAACACCTCTTCGTGCACATCGGCCAGACGAACCCCTCGTACAGCGACCCGCTGCTGGAGGCCGTGGACATCCGCCAGATCTACGACAAGTTTCCCGAGAAGAAAGGCGGCCTCAAGGAGCTCTATGAGCGTGGGCCCCAGAACTCCTTCTTTCTCGTCAAGTTTTGG GCGGATCTGAACAGCACGATCCAGGACGGGCCAGGGACCTTCTATGGTGTCAGCAGCCAGTACAGCAGTGCAGAGAACATGACCATCACAGTCTCCACCAAGGTGTGCTCCTTTGGGAAGCAGGTCGTGGAGAAGGTGGAG ACGGAGTATGCACGGCTGGAGAACGGCCGGTTCGTCTACCGCATCCACCGGTCTCCCATGTGCGAGTACATGATCAACTTCATCCACAAACTCAAGCACCTCCCAGAGAAGTACATGATGAACAGTGTCCTGGAGAATTTCACCATCCTGCAG gttGTTACCAACAGGGATACCCAGGAAACCTTGCTCTGCATTGCCTTCGTTTTCGAGGTGTCCACCAGCGAGCACGGCGCCCAGCACCACGTGTACAAGTTGGTCAAGGACTAG
- the SMPD2 gene encoding sphingomyelin phosphodiesterase 2, producing MEGEPTLRLRIFDLNCWAIRYLSKRRQERVRLIGDTLRQEGFDLVLLQEVWSEQDYSDLKVKLAGCYPFSHYFRSGVIGSGLCVFSRFPILDTLLYQYSLNGYPYMLQHGDWFCGKSVGLVIMKISGIIFNIYVTHLHAEYCRDKDAYLPHRLVQAWELAQFIRHTSKAADVVLLGGDLNMHPEDVGIRLLRGWTGLRDAFAEATHFEGCKNGCTLVPDNCFTDKSELLPFPLGIRIDYILYKAISSFTVKCEELKTTVGRAPGVDIPFSDHEAVMATLHIQRQGQPAGATLGTADPALADVVTEARTEVGVGLQAARQQRYSSGRMAVLALLLLLLQAVAALGTLAGLGTEQPFPKLSFCLLAFLALGVLVLASGLHLFHTMEVKMLHGTEDQMWMVLRALQERPSEG from the exons ATGGAGGGAGAGCCCACCCTGCGCCTCCGGATCTTCGACCTCAACTGCTG GGCCATCCGCTACCTGAGCAAGCGGCGGCAGGAGCGCGTCCGGCTCATCGGGGACACGCTGCGCCAGGAGGGCTTTGACCTGGTGCTGCTCCAGGAG GTGTGGAGCGAGCAGGACTACAGTGACCTGAAGGTGAAGCTGGCAGGCTGTTATCCCTTCTCCCATTACTTCCGCAG TGGGGTGATCGGCAGCGGCCTCTGCGTCTTCTCCAGGTTCCCCATTCTGGACACACTCCTCTACCAGTACTCACTGAACGGGTACCCCTACATG ctccagcacggGGACTGGTTCTGCGGCAAGTCCGTCGGTCTCGTCATTATGAAGATCTCAGGGATCATCTTCAACATCTACGTCACCCAC CTGCACGCCGAGTACTGCCGGGACAAGGACGCCTACCTGCCCCACCGCCTGGTGCAGGCCTGGGAGCTGGCACAGTTCATCCG ccacACCTCGAAGGCAGCAGAcgtggtgctgctgggaggggaCCTGAACATGCACCCTGAAGATGTGGGCATCCGGCTGCTGCGCGGCTGGACGGGGCTGCGGGACGCCTTTGCTGAGGCCACGCACTTTGAG GGCTGTAAGAACGGCTGCACCCTTGTCCCTGACAACTGCTTCACTGACAagtcagagctgctgcccttcccGCTGGGCATCCGCATCGACTACATCCTCTACAAG GCCATCTCCAGCTTCACGGTGAAGTGTGAAGAGCTGAAGACCACCGTGGGGCGAGCCCCAGGCGTGGACATCCCCTTCTCAGACCACGAAGCCGTGATGGCAACACTGCACAtccagaggcagggacagcctgcAGGTGCCACCCTTGGCACAGCTG ACCCTGCACTGGCAGATGTGGTGACAGAGGCACGGACAGAGGTGGGCgtggggctgcaggcagcacggCAGCAGCGCTACTCCTCGGGCAGGATGGCcgtgctggccctgctgctgctgctgctccaggccgTGGCTGCACTGGGCACACTGGCTGGactgggcacagagcagcccttcCCCAAGCTCTCCTTCTGCCTGCTGGCCTTCCTCGCCCTCGGCGTCCTCGTCCTCGCCAGCGGTCTCCACCTGTTCCACACCATGGAGGTGAAGATGCTGCACGGCACCGAGGACCAGATGTGGATGGTGCTGAGGGCCCTGCAGGAGCGTCCCAGCGAAGGCTGA
- the MICAL1 gene encoding F-actin-monooxygenase MICAL1 — translation MSVPADEPGNPAHAIFERFLRAGECREVLGCFVELCQQLGLQGSGLQLYHGLKAALNYWNAKALWSKLDKKAGHKDYDQGTACAGTKCLVVGAGPCGLRAAIELALLGARVVLLEKRDSFSRNNVLHLWPFTIHDLRALGAKKFYGRFCTGTLDHISIRQLQLILLKVALLLGVEVHINVRFEGLVPPTGKAGGWQAVLQPSSSALTNYEFDVLISAGGGKFVPEGFKRKETRGKLAIGITTNFINRHSRAEVEVAEISGVARIYNQKFFQNLYNKTGIDLENIVYYKDDTHYFVMTAKKQSLLKKGVILQDKADIESLLAPENVNRDALLSYAKEAANFSTNYCLPQLEFALNHRGLPDVDMFDFTCMTRSENAALVREHNGSRVLLGLVGDCLVEPFWPLGTGVARGFLAAFDAAWMVRRWAAGTPPLEVLAERESIYQRLSQTSPDNTNKNISQYSIDPATRYPNINPQAIKASQVRDLYLVGMVEVDHKRKSENRLSTVAPGAVSEELLSWCQASTAGYPGVAVTNFSTSWTSGLALCALIHRFRPDLVDFDSVEPQDAIRTHQMLLDIAEQELGIQPVLSSVEMATMTEPDRLGLITYLSHFYQIFGTSPEVEVSKKPLSPRGTRGAILFLSKLQKSRTLAHKRSQDGAQKDSEVKRSRRDTELDTGLDGDTQDSAHKLPQATVMDPGQPPRERAGENSDACYFCGRRVYIVERASAEGRFFHRGCFQCRRCGATLRLGDYAFDEEDGNFYCSLHYPNPAGMDLPRDEASALPDGDADAAARPPPDAGRSGVSPVAWAPSPLQPTPAAPQAGAEPGDAEDTADTGDMEEQELLAQPGGDVREEEAPRAEPQGTAEEGEESGGRRKIVLTPLEKLCLSTLNLTSEAEPEPPPKPARLRLQAAPEALPALRQGQGAWKEEEEEKIDMEKDLEESDSEEGEGEEEEKEEEEDTGLGIMKEMYPDPREEEKYPTWKRTLARRARESQMKRFCRAQAIQRRLEEIEVTFRELEQQGIKLEKLLRDENESPADQQTQWTNQLLYLVQKKNNLMTEESDLMIAVQELKLEEQQCQLDKKLRSYMNKEDALKTPEDEKAEQEILKQLVEVVNKRNVLIQLQEEKRLSELRA, via the exons ATGAGCGTGCCGGCCGACGAGCCGGGCAACCCGGCCCATGCCATCTTTGAGAGGTTCCTGCGTGCCGGGGAGTGCCGCGAGGTGCTGGGCTGCTTCgtggagctgtgccagcagctggggctgcagggcagtggGCTACAGCTCTACCACGGCCTCAAGGCTGCCCTCAACTACTGGAATGCCAAGGCCCTGTGGAGCAAGCTGGATAAGAAAGCTGGGCACAAGGACTACGAccagggcacagcctgtgctggcacCAAG TGCCTGGTGGTGGGCGCCGGCCCCTGCGGGCTGCGGGCGGCCATcgagctggcactgctgggtgcCCGCgtggtgctgctggagaagcGCGACTCCTTCTCCCGCAACAACGTCCTGCACCTCTGGCCCTTCACCATCCACGACCTGCGGGCGCTGGGCGCCAAGAAGTTCTACGGGCGCTTCTGCACGGGCACGCTGGACCACATCA GTATCCGGCAGCTCCAGCTGATCCTGCTGAAGGTGGCTTTGCTCCTGGGGGTGGAGGTGCACATCAACGTGCGGTTCGAGGGTCTTGTTCCCCCCACGGGCAAGGCAG gaggttggcaggctgtgctgcagcccagtTCCTCTGCCCTCACCAACTACGAGTTTGACGTCCTCATCTCAGCTGGCGGCGGCAAATTTGTCCCTGAAG GGTTCAAGCGGAAGGAGACGCGTGGGAAGTTGGCCATTGGCATCACCACCAACTTCATCAACCGCCACAGCCGGGCCGAGGTGGAGGTGGCCGAGATCAGCGGCGTGGCCCGAATCTACAACCAGAAGTTCTTCCAGAACCTCTACAACAAAACGG GCATTGACCTGGAAAACATCGTGTACTACAAGGATGACACTCACTATTTCGTCATGACGGCCAAGAAGCAGAGCCTGCTCAAGAAGGGGGTCATCCTCCAG GACAAAGCGGACATCGAGAGCCTCCTGGCCCCGGAGAACGTGAACCGGGATGCCCTCCTTAGCTATGCCAAAGAAGCTGCCAACTTCTCCACCAACTACTGCCTGCCCCAGCTGGAGTTTGCCCTCAACCACCGGGGCCTGCCGGATGTCGACATGTTCGACTTCACCTGCATGACGCGCTCGGAGAACGCGGCGCTGGTGCGGGAGCACAACGGGAGCCgtgtgctcctggggctggtggGCGACTGCTTGGTGGAG CCCTTCTGGCCGCTGGGCACCGGCGTGGCCAGGGGCTTCCTGGCCGCCTTCGACGCAGCGTGGATGGTGCGGCGCTGGGCAGCCGGGACACCCCCGCTGGAGGTGCTGGCCGAGAG GGAGAGCATCTACCAGCGCCTTTCGCAGACATCCCCAGACAACACCAACAAGAACATCAGCCAGTACAGCATCGACCCGGCCACGCGCTACCCCAACATCAACCCGCAGGCCATCAAAGCCAGCCAG GTCAGGGACCTCTACCTCGTGGGCATGGTGGAGGTGGACCACAAGAGGAAGAGCGAGAACCGGCTCAGCACCG tggcccctggagctgtctctgaagagctgctgagctggtgccaggccagcacagctggatacCCTGGCGTGGCTGTGACCAACTTCAGCACCTCCTGGACCAGTGGCTTGGCCCTCTGCGCCCTCATCCACCGCTTCCGCCCCGACCTGGT GGACTTTGACTCTGTGGAGCCCCAGGATGCCATTCGGACCCACCAGATGTTGCTGGACatagcagagcaggagctgggcatcCAGCCTGTCCTCTCCAGTGTTGAGATGGCCACCATGACAGAGCCTGACCGCCTGGGCCTCATCACCTACCTCAGCCACTTCTATCAAATTTTTGGGACCTCTCCAG AGGTGGAGGTCAGCAAGAAGCCACTGTCTCCCCGAGGCACACGAGGGGCCATCCTCTTCCTCAGCAAGCTGCAGAAGAGCCGGACCCTGGCACACAAACGTAGCCAG GACGGTGCCCAGAAGGACAGTGAGGTCAAGAGGAGCCGCAGGGACACTGAG CTGGACACGGGGCTGGATGGAGACACTCAGGACAGTGCCCACAAGCTGCCACAAGCCACCGTGATGGACCCAGGGCAG CCACCcagggagagggcaggggaGAACAGTGATGCCTGCTACTTCTGCGGGCGCCGTGTCTACATCGTGGAGCGGGCCAGCGCCGAGGGACGCTTCTTCCACCGCGGCTGCTTCCAGTGCCGGCGCTGCGGGGCCACCCTGCGCCTGGGCGACTACGCCTTCGACGAGGAGGATG GTAATTTTTACTGCTCGCTGCACTACCCCAATCCAGCCGGCATGGACCTGCCCCGGGATGAGGCTTCAGCACTGCCTGATGGG gATGCTGATGCTGCTGCCCGCCCACCCCCAGATGCTGGAAGGTCAGGTGTGTCCCCCGTGGCGTGGGCACCCAGTCCCCTTCAgcccactcctgcagccccacaggcaggggcaGAGCCTGGGGACGCTGAGGACACTGCGGATACTGGTGAcatggaggagcaggagctgctggcacagcctggggggGACGTGAGGGAAGAGGAGGCTCCCAGAGCGGagccccaggggacagcagaggaGGGTGAGGAGAGTGGGGGCAGGAGGAAGATTGTCCTTACACCACTGGAGAAGCTCTGTCTGTCCACACTGAACCTCACCAGCGAAGCAGAGCCCGAGCCTCCACCGAAGCCAGCTCGTCTGCGGCTCCAAGCAGCACCCgaggccctccctgccctgcggCAGGGACAAGGCGcctggaaggaggaggaggaggagaagattgACATGGAGAAAG ACTTGGAGGAGAGTGACAGCgaggagggggagggagaggaggaggagaaagaggaggaggaggacacaGGCCTTGGCATCATGAAAGAGATG TACCCAGACCCCAGGGAAGAGGAGAAATACCCCACCTGGAAGCGCACGTTGGCCCGCCGGGCCAGGGAATCGCAGATGAAGAGGTTCTGCAGAGCCCAG GCCATCCAGAGGCGGCTGGAGGAGATCGAGGTGACATTCCGGGaactggagcagcagggcaTCAAGCTGGAGAAGTTACTCCGGGATGAGAACG AGAGCCCGGCTGACCAGCAGACACAGTGGACAAACCAGCTGCTCTACCTGGTCCAGAAGAAGAACAACCTGATGACCGAGGAGTCGGACCTCATGATCGC GGTGCAGGAACTgaagctggaggagcagcagtgtCAGCTTGACAAGAAGCTCCGGAGCTACATGAACAAGGAGG ATGCCCTGAAGACACCCGAGGATGAGAAGGCTGAGCAGGAGATCCTGAAGCAGCTGGTGGAGGTGGTGAATAAGCGGAACGTCCTCATCCAGTTGCAGGAGGAGAAGCGGCTCAGCGAGCTGCGGGCTTGa